A window from Fragaria vesca subsp. vesca linkage group LG5, FraVesHawaii_1.0, whole genome shotgun sequence encodes these proteins:
- the LOC101298602 gene encoding ubiquinone biosynthesis monooxygenase COQ6-like: MNSLIRRKLVENGYRLKVPHKGFCTGAAARVSSSNGAPPSNDHVGQQKSSDRGEPYDVAIVGGGMVGMAFACSLARMPMTKHLKVAIIDSNPALSSGLSIKKEDPPDARVSTVTPATISLFKDIGAWKYVEQHRHAYFDQMQVWDYTGLGYTRYDARDVHKEYLGCVVENKVLQSSLLSCMQDTDFQKTIYPSILSSMALNPSILSMGVKSTSSGLNERGNLAKLDLSDGNSLYAKLVVGADGSKSRVRELAGFKTTGWKYSQNAIICTVEHTAENRSAWQRFLPTGPIALLPIGDNFSNIVWTMNPQEATDRKLMVEDDFVKNVNYALDYGFGPHPKSSNFGSGGIFSWFKTDTTISANECFKVPLKVVKLASERMVFPLSLMHANNYASKHVVLIGDAAHTVHPLAGQGVNLGFGDAFALSRIISEGIAVGTDIAEVNLLKRYEAERKTANVTMMAILDGFQRAYSVDFGPLNVLRAAAFHGAQYIPPLKRSIISYASGDQRLPIFS, translated from the exons ATGAACAG CTTGATCAGAAGAAAGCTCGTCGAAAATGGATACAGATTGAAAGTTCCACACAAGGGTTTCTGTACTGGTGCAGCTGCTAGAGTTTCCAGCTCCAATGGTGCCCCACCAAGCAAT GATCATGTGGGGCAGCAGAAATCTTCAGATAGAGGCGAACCGTATGACGTTGCTATTGTTGGAGGTGGCATGGTTGGGATGGCCTTCGCTTGTTCTTTGG CAAGAATGCCGATGACAAAGCACTTGAAAGTTGCCATCATTGATAGCAATCCTGCATTATCTAGCGGACTCTCAATCAAGAAAGAAGACCCCCCTGATGCAAGGGTCAGTACAGTAACACCTGCAACTATATCTCTCTTCAAAG ATATTGGCGCTTGGAAATATGTTGAACAGCATCGACATGCATATTTTGATCAAATGCAG GTTTGGGACTATACTGGCTTAGGATATACGAGATACGATGCAAGAGATGTACATAAAGAATATCTGGG GTGTGTAGTGGAGAATAAAGTGCTGCAGAGTTCTCTTTTGTCATGCATGCAG GATACAGATTTCCAGAAGACTATTTACCCTTCCATATTGTCCTCAATGGCTTTAAATCCAAGCATTCTATCTATGGGGGTGAAAAGCACATCATCTGGGTTGAATGAGCGAGGAAATTTAGCAAAACTGGATCTAAGTGATGGCAATAGTCTATATGCAAAGTTGGTG GTTGGAGCTGATGGGTCCAAGTCACGTGTTAGGGAGTTAGCAGGATTCAAAACGACTGGTTGGAAATACTCACAGAATGCAATCATTTGCACTGTAGAGCATACTGCAGAAAATCGAAGTGCATGGCAAAGATTCCTACCTACCGGACCAATTGCACTTTTGCCCATTGGTGATAATTTCAGTAACATTGTTTGGACTATGAACCCACAAGAAGCAACTGACCGTAAATTAATGGTCGAGGATGATTTTGTGAAAAACGTAAATTATGCTCTTGATTATGGATTTGGCCCTCATCCTAAGTCGAGCAACTTTGGAAGTGGAGGAATATTTTCTTGGTTTAAGACAGACACAACTATTTCTGCTAATGAGTGCTTCAAAGTTCCACTGAAAGTGGTGAAGTTGGCATCTGAAAGAATGGTGTTTCCCTTGTCTTTGATGCATGCCAATAACTATGCGTCAAAGCATGTGGTTCTAATTGGCGATGCAGCACACACTGTTCACCCTTTGGCTGGGCAAGGAGTTAATCTGGGTTTTGGTGATGCATTTGCTCTTTCAAGAATAATTTCTGAGGGCATTGCAGTGGGAACAGATATTGCTGAG GTCAATTTGTTAAAGAGATATGAAGCAGAGAGGAAAACGGCTAATGTTACAATGATGGCAATCCTAGATGGTTTCCAAAGGGCTTACTCAGTTGATTTTGGACCTTTAAATGTTCTACGTGCTGCTGCATTCCACGGAGCACAGTACATTCCACCTCTTAAAAGGAGTATAATCTCATATGCATCAGGGGACCAGAGATTGCCAATATTCTCTTGA
- the LOC101298889 gene encoding disease resistance response protein 206-like: MESKSLAPILFLFFLLFGTLTASPTLKSRPHPRRPLPCKRLVFYFHDIIYNGRNSKNATAAIVGAPAWGNKTILTGKNHFGNMVVFDDPITLDNNLHSTPVGRAQGFYLYDKKDIFTAWLGFSFVFNSTQHRGSINFAGADPLMNKTRDISVIGGTGDFFMTRGIATLMTDAFEGEVYFRLKVDIKLYECW, from the coding sequence ATGGAGTCAAAAAGTTTAGCTCCCATTCTCTTCCTCTTCTTCCTTCTCTTTGGAACCTTAACAGCTTCCCCTACCCTCAAATCCAGGCCTCACCCTCGCCGTCCTCTCCCTTGCAAACGCCTCGTTTTCTATTTCCACGATATCATCTACAATGGTAGAAACTCCAAGAATGCCACAGCAGCAATTGTGGGTGCACCCGCTTGGGGCAACAAGACCATATTGACAGGGAAAAATCATTTTGGGAATATGGTTGTGTTCGACGATCCAATCACTTTGGACAACAATTTGCACTCAACCCCGGTTGGTCGTGCTCAAGGCTTTTACTTGTACGACAAGAAAGATATATTCACTGCATGGCTCGGGTTCTCCTTCGTGTTCAACTCAACCCAACACAGAGGGAGCATCAACTTTGCTGGTGCTGATCCATTGATGAACAAGACCAGAGACATTTCGGTTATTGGTGGAACTGGTGACTTCTTCATGACTAGAGGGATTGCTACCTTGATGACTGATGCATTTGAGGGTGAAGTCTATTTCCGTCTCAAAGTTGACATTAAATTGTACGAGTGTTGGTAA